From the genome of Biomphalaria glabrata chromosome 1, xgBioGlab47.1, whole genome shotgun sequence, one region includes:
- the LOC106073963 gene encoding rho-related BTB domain-containing protein 1-like: protein MINDSVTGLEEVIKCVVVGDSGVGKTYLTCAFACNAKYSLEKLVKPHQATVWAIDHYQHDKEILERSLCNIDGCQVSLRIWDTFGYHEQDRSFAYREADVIILCFSVLQPMSLRNIQRIWYPEICRHTENTPVVLCGTQADLRYLCLDASLIEMEKGFFFRHASPKDIIIPSVAKAVAQDIGAPYYETSVLNHYGVCDVFINAARAALVERHKTAFWKTQLKKVKRPLIQAPMKMPVPSFPDIKIAKNFLKSDISSLLKSKSECDICFLVQGQKFQAHRICLSVVSDFFRQLFSLEPLMKFKVNRRKSDLLCCKYPERFTPPEKTFNDSFLDEMLLNNSERFPLKLAFNHPSVQSIEIYLETDLFESPHNVFQTYVTLCEEISAESFSVILHYLYAGRLECHERNLLEARKTAELLKLTDVVTVIENVLSGQSYLNLTLEKQFHEDRIVNLRKLALHSNFLEDISFQVDNGIVSAHKPLLMARCEMMSAMFTNDFIESASDIIPFPGITVETFRALKEYLYTGESPSLADVDCIMLIEVANRLCLPQLVNMVEASVVQELLTYDKDEMLQDAITLLEPSELYNAQQLSKFCQYILSINYMDVKHKHLKLFLELPVEKQRLIAESQWPPIWYLNEVDQYSKSQPYASYQQIVGQECNKSLGCWWFVCRTKH from the exons ATGATAAACGACTCTGTAACTGGGTTAGAGGAAGTTATCAAATGTGTAGTGGTTGGAGATTCTGGAGTTGGGAAAACTTATCTGACATGTGCCTTTGCTTGTAATGCTAAATACAGCTTAGAGAAATTGGTCAAGCCTCATCAAGCAACTGTATGGGCTATAGACCATTATCAACATGACAAAGAG ATTTTAGAGCGTTCCTTATGTAATATTGATGGCTGTCAGGTGTCTTTGAGAATATGGGACACATTTGGATATCATGAACAAGACAGATCCTTTGCCTATAGAGA GGCTGACGTTATCATTCTATGCTTTAGTGTGCTCCAGCCTATGTCCCTTCGAAATATTCAGCGTATCTGGTACCCAGAAATATGTCGCCACACCGAAAATACACCAGTGGTACTCTGTGGTACTCAAGCAGACTTAAGATACTTGTGTTTAGATGCCAGCCTTATAGAGATGGAGAAAGGCTTCTTTTTTAG GCATGCATCTCCTAAGGATATTATCATACCCAGTGTTGCTAAGGCTGTGGCCCAGGACATTGGTGCTCCCTATTATGAAACAAGTGTGCTGAACCATTATGGTGTTTGTGATGTCTTTATTAATGCTGCAAGGGCAGCTCTTGTGGAGAGACATAAAACTGCCTTTTGGAAGACACAATTAAAAAAGGTGAAACGTCCACTCATTCAGGCACCTATGAAAATGCCAGTGCCTTCATTTCCGGACATCAAAATAGCCAAAAACTTTCTTAAGTCTGACATTTCATCTCTTCTAAAAAGCAAATCCGAGTGTGACATTTGTTTTCTGGTTCAGGGGCAGAAATTTCAAGCTCATCGCATTTGTTTATCAGTGGTATCAGATTTTTTTAGACAGCTGTTTTCTCTGGAACCACTTATGAAATTCAAAGTCAACAGAAGGAAAAGTGATTTGCTATGCTGTAAATACCCTGAAAGGTTTACACCTCCGGAGAAAACTTTTAATGACAGTTTTTTAGATGAAATGTTGTTAAATAACTCAGAAAGATTTCCTCTGAAATTAGCCTTTAATCATCCATCAGTCCAAtccattgaaatatatttagagACAGATCTGTTTGAGTCCCCTCACAATGTCTTTCAAACATATGTAACACTGTGTGAAGAGATCTCAGCTGAATCATTCTCAGTCATTCTTCATTACTTGTATGCTGGCAGACTGGAGTGTCATGAGAGGAATTTATTGGAAGCTAGAAAGACAGCAGAACTTCTTAAG CTAACAGATGTAGTGACTGtcattgaaaatgttttgtCTGGTCAGAGTTATCTTAATTTGACCTTGGAAAAACAATTTCATGAAGACCGAATTGTTAATTTGAGAAAACTTGCACTGCATTCTAACTTTCTTGAAG ACATTTCCTTTCAAGTAGATAATGGTATTGTTTCGGCTCACAAACCACTGTTGATGGCTAGATGTGAAATGATGTCTGCCATGTTCACTAATGATTTTATTGAATCTGCTTCTGACATT ATACCATTTCCTGGAATTACTGTAGAAACATTTAGAGctttaaaagaatatttgtaTACGGGGGAGTCTCCTAGCCTTGCTGATGTTGACTGTATCATGCTGATTGAAGTGGCCAATAGATTATGTCTACCACAACTTGTCAATATGGTTGAAGCATCTGTGGTGCAGGAACTTCTTACCTATGACAAAGATGAAATGTTACAAGATGCTATAACACTTCTAGAACCATCTGAG CTTTACAATGCCCAACAATTGTCCAAGTTCTGTCAGTATATCTTGAGTATTAATTATATGGATGTGAAACACAAGCACTTGAAATTGTTTTTAGAACTTCCTGTAGAAAAGCAACGACTGATAGCTGAGAGTCAATGGCCTCCAATATG GTATCTAAATGAAGTGGATCAGTACAGCAAAAGTCAGCCCTATGCTTCATATCAGCAAATAGTAGGTCAAGAATGTAACAAAAGTTTAGGCTGTTGGTGGTTTGTTTGTAGAACTAAACATTAA